Proteins encoded together in one Vigna angularis cultivar LongXiaoDou No.4 chromosome 5, ASM1680809v1, whole genome shotgun sequence window:
- the LOC108339579 gene encoding DDT domain-containing protein PTM isoform X2 yields the protein MEFVGKTVKKEVKGFGIISGTVKSYDSASGFLEIVYEDGDSEELESSDVASLLQFQPESVKAKPRVGRKPKKRCRVERKRDVGAGSGNVRENLVAEGSGFRGVLDGDVSSGSGGGLDLYSGVLERNLDGIVGNGGNLEGNANGSKEENGVRETLIEETGLEDSLNKSLSGNVSCVKDGLDLNANLDEDLNLDVSNEDRLKRRDCIDLNLDVSNEDDVSRGEAMQRECNFDLNVEVVCEEGKETRCDGDGNGHSLVDNVLFGKMGLSQKEEINVNNSFVEGDGINGNFNHAFDAVKLEVIHVSSDHPSKEGSLCLVEENGGDSRKEDAGTINSHQISSAISVRDSDFGERVDCPSEGGIAIIHEYQDDPGSPCKQEKFLDVSGSPCKQKNSRRKRRKLSDNPGAMPETVLRRSSRRASARKGVSSTLEVEVADDALVTLGTDVLTEEKPLILVSQKSEQYNNDLRYRQCNNLLPKLQLPPSSTNLNLDGVPVLELFSIYACLRSFSTLLFLSPFELEDLVAALKSEIPSLLFDSIHVSILQTLRKQLEYLSNEGCQSASNCLRNLNWDFLDLVTWPIFMAEYLLIHDSGFKTGFDIKHLMFRTDYYRQPVMVKVEILQYLCDDMIESEAIRSELNRRSLVTETDMGFDQNMYFDASKKRRAVMDVSGGSCLTEENVDDTTDWNSDECCLCKMDGSLICCDGCPAAFHSRCVGIASDKLPEGDWYCPECGIGKHRAWMKSRRSLRGADLLGMDMDGSVYFNSCSYLLVSSSSEARPLFYYYHRNDIHVVIEALKSMGPLYRGILMAIYKHWDIKANLNVGDSVFNQNSGKNMQMKGEYSTMYTSLAPSTSEICLDNNQANDQGKLDENSTVDCCMQLGQEFPKVGNCLDSTITIESPCVASDGSADTTQTRTGTNNVQTCGLNDFNRCNESLNQPGVPERHYPDCSLTSSSLDVGHKINLRSVGASSTPSPDSKDNSEGPCGTEYVNYYSFARTASFVAQELMCKSPEKMNKIFAMSEEEFISDQTKVIMKKSTNFCWPSIPELDAAAQKEKCGWCFTCKVANEDRDCLFNSVVKPVWEVSNSTSVGLQPRNIQNGHLRDIICLIFSLEVRLRGLLLGPWLNLHQINLWHKDLLKTSDFLRVKRLLLLLESNLRPFALSADWLKHVDSVPTMGSAIHIVVSRTSSRHGIAKKRARYSDNETSSSSNSASGLGMYWWRGGRLSRKLFNLKVLPHSLVAKAARQGGCKKIPGILYLENSDFARRSRFVAWRAAVEMSTSAEQLALQVRELYSNIRWLDIENNHPLCVLDKESRKSVRLFKKSIVRRKCTEGQSLKYLIDFGKRRAIPDVVIKHGSLLEQSSSERKKYWLEESYVPMHLLKNFEDKRIVRKSTDKKLEKMLEIGKVNKKIPQERGFSYLFTRLERSDCHQCGHCNKDVSMRDAVRCLHCKGYFHKRHVRKSGSTSNTGSTYSCHRCQDGLHAKTNTNKRKVGSKLQKIQAKKRKTVPSVCMSVNLKGNKKALSKVRQGRSRNSKNIQSSVPLRRSTRKAKSLYMQSQMNGGRRKGKPGKKNVGRKKGKQSKSKKVTSPESNEPTGEYTKLAVTTRGTRTKFCSSYWLNGLRLSRKPNDERVLLFKEKKTIVSSEDFSGSLDCLNCCLCCGNGYSLNYIACEICGDWFHGDAFGLNVDNVKQLIGFKCHVCLDRTAPICPHVKINAFSRPESSAANECAEELSNPVSLQPLSEV from the exons ATGGAGTTTGTGGGGAAGACAGTTAAGAAAGAGGTGAAGGGGTTTGGGATTATTTCGGGAACAGTGAAATCGTACGACTCTGCGTCTGGTTTTTTGGAGATCGTTTACGAAGATGGTGATTCTGAGGAATTGGAGTCCTCTGACGTGGCTTCTCTCTTGCAATTTCAACCGGAGAGTGTCAAAGCTAAGCCTCGAGTTGGTCGGAAACCTAAGAAGCGTTGCCGGGTCGAGAGGAAGCGCGATGTTGGAGCAGGTTCAGGTAATGTTAGAGAGAATTTGGTGGCGGAGGGTAGTGGTTTTAGGGGGGTTTTGGATGGGGATGTTTCTTCTGGTAGTGGTGGGGGTTTGGATTTATATAGTGGTGTGTTAGAGAGAAATTTGGATGGTATAGTTGGGAATGGAGGGAATCTTGAGGGCAATGCTAATGGGAGTAAGGAGGAAAATGGGGTTAGAGAAACTCTGATAGAGGAAACTGGCTTAGAAGATAGTTTGAACAAGAGTTTATCCGGAAATGTTAGTTGTGTTAAAGATGGACTTGATTTGAATGCTAATCTGGATGAGGATTTAAATCTAGATGTGAGTAATGAGGATCGTTTGAAGAGAAGAGATTGCATTGATTTAAATTTGGATGTGAGTAATGAGGATGACGTCAGCAGGGGAGAGGCAATGCAGCGGGAATGTAACTTTGATTTGAATGTGGAGGTAGTATGTGAAGAAGGTAAGGAAACTCGGTGTGATGGTGATGGAAATGGACATTCTTTGGTGGATAATGTTTTGTTTGGTAAGATGGGGCTGTCCCAAAAGGAAGAGATAAATGTTAATAATAGTTTTGTGGAAGGTGACGGCATTAATGGTAATTTCAATCACGCCTTTGATGCGGTTAAATTGGAGGTAATTCATGTTTCTTCTGATCATCCATCTAAAGAAGGTTCTTTGTGTTTGGTTGAGGAAAATGGAGGAGACAGTCGCAAAGAAGACGCAGGGACTATTAATTCTCATCAGATTTCAAGTGCAATTTCTGTTAGGGATTCAGATTTTGGGGAGCGAGTTGATTGTCCTTCTGAAGGTGGTATTGCCATAATTCATGAATACCAAGATGATCCAGGAAGTCCTTGCAAACAAGAAAAATTCCTAGATGTTTCAGGAAGTCCAtgcaaacaaaaaaatagtagaaggaaaagaagaaaattatcaGATAATCCAGGAGCCATGCCAGAGACAGTTTTAAGGAGGAGCTCTCGTCGGGCATCAGCCAGAAAAGGGGTTTCAAGCACCTTAGAAGTGGAAGTGGCTGATGATGCTTTGGTAACCTTGGGAACTGATGTCTTAACAGAAGAAAAACCTCTAATCCTTGTTTCTCAGAAATCTGAGCAATATAACAATGATCTTAGATACAGGCAATGCAACAATCTTCTTCCAAAGCTGCAATTGCCCCCGTCTTCTACAAATTTGAATTTAGATGGTGTTCCTGTTCTTGAACTGTTTTCTATTTATGCCTGTTTAAGATCATTCAgtactttgttatttttgagTCCATTTGAGTTGGAGGATCTTGTGGCTGCACTGAAGTCTGAAATTCCAAGTTTATTATTTGACAGCATTCATGTTTCTATTTTGCAAACTCTGAGGAAGCAGTTGGAATACCTTTCCAATGAGGGTTGCCAATCTGCATCCAATTGTCTGag GAATCTTAACTGGGATTTTTTGGACCTGGTCACATGGCCTATTTTCATGGCAGAGTACCTTCTGATTCATGACTCAGGATTTAAAACTGGTTTTGATATTAAACATCTAATGTTCAGAACTGATTACTATAGACAACCTGTAATGGTGAAGGTCGAGATTCTCCAATACCTGTGTGATGATATGATTGAATCAGAAGCCATAAGGTCAGAGCTTAACAGAAGATCTTTGGTTACGGAGACTGATATGGGTTTTGATCAGAATATGTATTTTGACGCATCCAAGAAAAGAAGAGCTGTAATGGATGTGTCTGGTGGCTCCTGCTTGACTGAGGAGAATGTGGATGACACAACTGACTGGAATAGTGACGAGTGTTGCCTGTGCAAGATGGATGGTAGTTTAATATGCTGTGACGGTTGCCCTGCTGCATTCCATTCACGATGTGTGGGAATTGCCAGTGACAAACTGCCTGAAGGTGACTGGTATTGCCCTGAGTGTGGAATTGGCAAACACAGGGCTTGGATGAAATCACGAAGGTCACTTCGAGGAGCAGACCTATTAGGGATGGATATGGATGGTAGTGTCTATTTCAACAGCTGCAGTTACCTGCTAGT GTCAAGCTCATCTGAAGCAAGGCCATTGTTCTATTACTACCACCGAAATGATATACATGTAGTAATTGAAGCTCTAAAATCTATGGGTCCTTTATATAGAGGCATACTAATGGCTATCTATAAGCATTGGGATATCAAAGCTAACTTGAATGTAGGGGATAGTGTCTTTAATCAAAATTCCGGCAAGAACATGCAGATGAAGGGAGAATATTCTACTATGTATACATCTTTGGCACCTTCTACATCAGAGATATGTTTGGACAATAATCAGGCCAATGATCAAGGAAAGTTGGATGAAAATTCAACTGTTGACTGTTGTATGCAACTTGGCCAAGAGTTTCCAAAAGTTGGGAACTGCCTAGATTCAACGATCACCATAGAAAGTCCTTGTGTTGCTTCAGATGGATCAGCTGATACCACACAGACGAGAACAGGCACCAACAATGTTCAGACGTGTGGGCTCAATGATTTCAATAGATGTAATGAATCCTTGAATCAGCCAGGAGTACCAGAAAGACACTATCCCGACTGTTCTTTGACATCTTCCAGCTTGGATGTGGGgcataaaataaacttaagatCTGTAGGTGCTAGCAGTACCCCCTCCCCAGACAGTAAGGATAATTCTGAAGGACCTTGTGGAACTGAGTATGTAAACTATTATAGCTTTGCCCGAACAGCTTCATTTGTTGCACAGGAGTTGATGTGTAAGTCGCCTGAGAAAATGAATAAGATTTTTGCAATGTCTGAAGAAGAATTTATTTCAGATCAAACCAAGGTCATTATGAAGAAATCTACTAACTTTTGTTGGCCAAGTATTCCCGAACTGGATGCAGCAgctcaaaaagaaaaatgtggGTGGTGCTTTACTTGCAAAGTTGCTAATGAAGACAGGGATTGTTTGTTTAATTCTGTTGTGAAGCCTGTTTGGGAAGTGTCCAATAGCACTTCGGTTGGGCTTCAACCCAGGAATATCCAGAATGGGCATCTTAGAGATATCATATGCCTTATCTTCTCTCTTGAGGTTCGGTTACGTGGGCTTTTATTGGGTCCGTGGCTTAATCTGCATCAAATAAATCTTTGGCATAAAGATCTTTTGAAGACATCTGATTTTCTTCGTGTTAAGCGATTATTGCTTCTT TTAGAATCCAATTTGCGGCCTTTTGCTCTTTCAGCAGATTGGTTAAAGCATGTGGATTCTGTTCCTACAATGGGGTCCGCTATTCATATTGTGGTTTCACGCACATCTTCCAGGCATGGTATTGCAAAGAAAAGGGCCAGGTATTCAGATAATGAAACCAGTTCATCTTCAAACAGTGCTAGTGGTTTGGGAATGTACTGGTGGAGAGGTGGCAGGCTGTCCcgaaaattgtttaatttgaaGGTTTTGCCTCACTCCTTGGTTGCCAAGGCTGCTAGACAAG GTGGGTGTAAGAAGATACCAGGAATTTTATATCTTGAGAATTCAGACTTTGCACGGAGAAGCAGATTTGTTGCCTGGCGAGCAGCTGTTGAGATGTCAACAAGTGCTGAGCAGCTTGCTTTACAG GTTAGAGAGCTTTATTCAAACATAAGGTGGCTTGATATTGAGAACAATCATCCTTTATGTGTGTTGGACAAGGAATCTAGAAAATCAGTCAGGCTGTTCAAAAAATCAATTGTACGCAGGAAGTGCACTGAAGGGCAATCTTTGAAATATCTTATTGATTTTGGAAAGAGAAGGGCTATTCCGGATGTTGTTATTAAACATGGCTCTCTGTTGGAACAATCCTCtagtgagagaaaaaaatattggcTAGAGGAATCTTATGTTCCAATGCATCTTCTAAAGAATTTTGAAGACAAAAGAATTGTTCGCAAATCCACTGATAAGAAACTTGAAAAAATGCTTGAGATTGGTAAAGTAAACAAGAAAATTCCTCAAGAAAGGGGATTTTCATATCTGTTTACTAGATTGGAAAGATCTGATTGTCATCAATGTGGGCACTGCAACAAAGATGTTTCAATGAG GGATGCTGTGAGGTGCCTCCATTGCAAAG GATATTTCCACAAGAGGCATGTCAGGAAATCAGGTAGCACATCAAATACTGGAAGCACATATTCATGTCACAGATGTCAGGATGGGTTGCATGCAAAGACTAATaccaataaaagaaaagttggCTCAAAACTGCAGAAGATTCAAGCAAAGAAACGTAAAACTGTGCCTTCAGTTTGTATGTCAGTAAACCTCAAGGGCAACAAGAAGGCATTGAGTAAGGTACGCCAGGGAAGATCTCGAAACAGTAAGAATATCCAATCAAGTGTACCTCTTCGCCGATCTACTAGGAAGGCCAAATCCCTGTATATGCAAAGTCAAATGAACGGTGGACGCAGAAAAGGAAAGCCCGGTAAAAAGAACGTGGGACGCAAAAAGGGAAAGCAAAGTAAATCCAAGAAGGTGACCTCTCCGGAGTCCAATGAACCTACTGGTGAATATACAAAGTTAGCAGTAACTACACGAGGGACGAGAACAAAGTTCTGTAGCAGTTATTGGCTTAATGGTCTTCGGTTGTCTCGAAAGCCAAATGACGAGCGAGTATTGCTATTTAAAGAGAAGAAGACTATTGTCTCCTCTGAAGACTTTTCTGGCTCTCTTGACTGTCTTAACTGCTGCCTTTGTTGTGGAAATGGATACTCCTTGAATTATATTGCGTGTGAAATATGTGGAG ATTGGTTTCATGGTGATGCTTTTGGGCTTAATGTGGACAATGTCAAACAACTTATTGGATTTAAGTGCCATGTTTGTCTTGATAGAACTGCTCCAATCTGTCCTCATGTGAAAATTAATGCATTTTCTCGTCCTGAAAGCAGTGCTGCAAATGAGTGTGCAGAGGAATTATCTAATCCTGTTTCTCTTCAACCTTTAAGTGAG GTTTGA
- the LOC108339579 gene encoding DDT domain-containing protein PTM isoform X1: MEFVGKTVKKEVKGFGIISGTVKSYDSASGFLEIVYEDGDSEELESSDVASLLQFQPESVKAKPRVGRKPKKRCRVERKRDVGAGSGNVRENLVAEGSGFRGVLDGDVSSGSGGGLDLYSGVLERNLDGIVGNGGNLEGNANGSKEENGVRETLIEETGLEDSLNKSLSGNVSCVKDGLDLNANLDEDLNLDVSNEDRLKRRDCIDLNLDVSNEDDVSRGEAMQRECNFDLNVEVVCEEGKETRCDGDGNGHSLVDNVLFGKMGLSQKEEINVNNSFVEGDGINGNFNHAFDAVKLEVIHVSSDHPSKEGSLCLVEENGGDSRKEDAGTINSHQISSAISVRDSDFGERVDCPSEGGIAIIHEYQDDPGSPCKQEKFLDVSGSPCKQKNSRRKRRKLSDNPGAMPETVLRRSSRRASARKGVSSTLEVEVADDALVTLGTDVLTEEKPLILVSQKSEQYNNDLRYRQCNNLLPKLQLPPSSTNLNLDGVPVLELFSIYACLRSFSTLLFLSPFELEDLVAALKSEIPSLLFDSIHVSILQTLRKQLEYLSNEGCQSASNCLRNLNWDFLDLVTWPIFMAEYLLIHDSGFKTGFDIKHLMFRTDYYRQPVMVKVEILQYLCDDMIESEAIRSELNRRSLVTETDMGFDQNMYFDASKKRRAVMDVSGGSCLTEENVDDTTDWNSDECCLCKMDGSLICCDGCPAAFHSRCVGIASDKLPEGDWYCPECGIGKHRAWMKSRRSLRGADLLGMDMDGSVYFNSCSYLLVSSSSEARPLFYYYHRNDIHVVIEALKSMGPLYRGILMAIYKHWDIKANLNVGDSVFNQNSGKNMQMKGEYSTMYTSLAPSTSEICLDNNQANDQGKLDENSTVDCCMQLGQEFPKVGNCLDSTITIESPCVASDGSADTTQTRTGTNNVQTCGLNDFNRCNESLNQPGVPERHYPDCSLTSSSLDVGHKINLRSVGASSTPSPDSKDNSEGPCGTEYVNYYSFARTASFVAQELMCKSPEKMNKIFAMSEEEFISDQTKVIMKKSTNFCWPSIPELDAAAQKEKCGWCFTCKVANEDRDCLFNSVVKPVWEVSNSTSVGLQPRNIQNGHLRDIICLIFSLEVRLRGLLLGPWLNLHQINLWHKDLLKTSDFLRVKRLLLLLESNLRPFALSADWLKHVDSVPTMGSAIHIVVSRTSSRHGIAKKRARYSDNETSSSSNSASGLGMYWWRGGRLSRKLFNLKVLPHSLVAKAARQGGCKKIPGILYLENSDFARRSRFVAWRAAVEMSTSAEQLALQVRELYSNIRWLDIENNHPLCVLDKESRKSVRLFKKSIVRRKCTEGQSLKYLIDFGKRRAIPDVVIKHGSLLEQSSSERKKYWLEESYVPMHLLKNFEDKRIVRKSTDKKLEKMLEIGKVNKKIPQERGFSYLFTRLERSDCHQCGHCNKDVSMRDAVRCLHCKGYFHKRHVRKSGSTSNTGSTYSCHRCQDGLHAKTNTNKRKVGSKLQKIQAKKRKTVPSVCMSVNLKGNKKALSKVRQGRSRNSKNIQSSVPLRRSTRKAKSLYMQSQMNGGRRKGKPGKKNVGRKKGKQSKSKKVTSPESNEPTGEYTKLAVTTRGTRTKFCSSYWLNGLRLSRKPNDERVLLFKEKKTIVSSEDFSGSLDCLNCCLCCGNGYSLNYIACEICGDWFHGDAFGLNVDNVKQLIGFKCHVCLDRTAPICPHVKINAFSRPESSAANECAEELSNPVSLQPLSEIPCN, translated from the exons ATGGAGTTTGTGGGGAAGACAGTTAAGAAAGAGGTGAAGGGGTTTGGGATTATTTCGGGAACAGTGAAATCGTACGACTCTGCGTCTGGTTTTTTGGAGATCGTTTACGAAGATGGTGATTCTGAGGAATTGGAGTCCTCTGACGTGGCTTCTCTCTTGCAATTTCAACCGGAGAGTGTCAAAGCTAAGCCTCGAGTTGGTCGGAAACCTAAGAAGCGTTGCCGGGTCGAGAGGAAGCGCGATGTTGGAGCAGGTTCAGGTAATGTTAGAGAGAATTTGGTGGCGGAGGGTAGTGGTTTTAGGGGGGTTTTGGATGGGGATGTTTCTTCTGGTAGTGGTGGGGGTTTGGATTTATATAGTGGTGTGTTAGAGAGAAATTTGGATGGTATAGTTGGGAATGGAGGGAATCTTGAGGGCAATGCTAATGGGAGTAAGGAGGAAAATGGGGTTAGAGAAACTCTGATAGAGGAAACTGGCTTAGAAGATAGTTTGAACAAGAGTTTATCCGGAAATGTTAGTTGTGTTAAAGATGGACTTGATTTGAATGCTAATCTGGATGAGGATTTAAATCTAGATGTGAGTAATGAGGATCGTTTGAAGAGAAGAGATTGCATTGATTTAAATTTGGATGTGAGTAATGAGGATGACGTCAGCAGGGGAGAGGCAATGCAGCGGGAATGTAACTTTGATTTGAATGTGGAGGTAGTATGTGAAGAAGGTAAGGAAACTCGGTGTGATGGTGATGGAAATGGACATTCTTTGGTGGATAATGTTTTGTTTGGTAAGATGGGGCTGTCCCAAAAGGAAGAGATAAATGTTAATAATAGTTTTGTGGAAGGTGACGGCATTAATGGTAATTTCAATCACGCCTTTGATGCGGTTAAATTGGAGGTAATTCATGTTTCTTCTGATCATCCATCTAAAGAAGGTTCTTTGTGTTTGGTTGAGGAAAATGGAGGAGACAGTCGCAAAGAAGACGCAGGGACTATTAATTCTCATCAGATTTCAAGTGCAATTTCTGTTAGGGATTCAGATTTTGGGGAGCGAGTTGATTGTCCTTCTGAAGGTGGTATTGCCATAATTCATGAATACCAAGATGATCCAGGAAGTCCTTGCAAACAAGAAAAATTCCTAGATGTTTCAGGAAGTCCAtgcaaacaaaaaaatagtagaaggaaaagaagaaaattatcaGATAATCCAGGAGCCATGCCAGAGACAGTTTTAAGGAGGAGCTCTCGTCGGGCATCAGCCAGAAAAGGGGTTTCAAGCACCTTAGAAGTGGAAGTGGCTGATGATGCTTTGGTAACCTTGGGAACTGATGTCTTAACAGAAGAAAAACCTCTAATCCTTGTTTCTCAGAAATCTGAGCAATATAACAATGATCTTAGATACAGGCAATGCAACAATCTTCTTCCAAAGCTGCAATTGCCCCCGTCTTCTACAAATTTGAATTTAGATGGTGTTCCTGTTCTTGAACTGTTTTCTATTTATGCCTGTTTAAGATCATTCAgtactttgttatttttgagTCCATTTGAGTTGGAGGATCTTGTGGCTGCACTGAAGTCTGAAATTCCAAGTTTATTATTTGACAGCATTCATGTTTCTATTTTGCAAACTCTGAGGAAGCAGTTGGAATACCTTTCCAATGAGGGTTGCCAATCTGCATCCAATTGTCTGag GAATCTTAACTGGGATTTTTTGGACCTGGTCACATGGCCTATTTTCATGGCAGAGTACCTTCTGATTCATGACTCAGGATTTAAAACTGGTTTTGATATTAAACATCTAATGTTCAGAACTGATTACTATAGACAACCTGTAATGGTGAAGGTCGAGATTCTCCAATACCTGTGTGATGATATGATTGAATCAGAAGCCATAAGGTCAGAGCTTAACAGAAGATCTTTGGTTACGGAGACTGATATGGGTTTTGATCAGAATATGTATTTTGACGCATCCAAGAAAAGAAGAGCTGTAATGGATGTGTCTGGTGGCTCCTGCTTGACTGAGGAGAATGTGGATGACACAACTGACTGGAATAGTGACGAGTGTTGCCTGTGCAAGATGGATGGTAGTTTAATATGCTGTGACGGTTGCCCTGCTGCATTCCATTCACGATGTGTGGGAATTGCCAGTGACAAACTGCCTGAAGGTGACTGGTATTGCCCTGAGTGTGGAATTGGCAAACACAGGGCTTGGATGAAATCACGAAGGTCACTTCGAGGAGCAGACCTATTAGGGATGGATATGGATGGTAGTGTCTATTTCAACAGCTGCAGTTACCTGCTAGT GTCAAGCTCATCTGAAGCAAGGCCATTGTTCTATTACTACCACCGAAATGATATACATGTAGTAATTGAAGCTCTAAAATCTATGGGTCCTTTATATAGAGGCATACTAATGGCTATCTATAAGCATTGGGATATCAAAGCTAACTTGAATGTAGGGGATAGTGTCTTTAATCAAAATTCCGGCAAGAACATGCAGATGAAGGGAGAATATTCTACTATGTATACATCTTTGGCACCTTCTACATCAGAGATATGTTTGGACAATAATCAGGCCAATGATCAAGGAAAGTTGGATGAAAATTCAACTGTTGACTGTTGTATGCAACTTGGCCAAGAGTTTCCAAAAGTTGGGAACTGCCTAGATTCAACGATCACCATAGAAAGTCCTTGTGTTGCTTCAGATGGATCAGCTGATACCACACAGACGAGAACAGGCACCAACAATGTTCAGACGTGTGGGCTCAATGATTTCAATAGATGTAATGAATCCTTGAATCAGCCAGGAGTACCAGAAAGACACTATCCCGACTGTTCTTTGACATCTTCCAGCTTGGATGTGGGgcataaaataaacttaagatCTGTAGGTGCTAGCAGTACCCCCTCCCCAGACAGTAAGGATAATTCTGAAGGACCTTGTGGAACTGAGTATGTAAACTATTATAGCTTTGCCCGAACAGCTTCATTTGTTGCACAGGAGTTGATGTGTAAGTCGCCTGAGAAAATGAATAAGATTTTTGCAATGTCTGAAGAAGAATTTATTTCAGATCAAACCAAGGTCATTATGAAGAAATCTACTAACTTTTGTTGGCCAAGTATTCCCGAACTGGATGCAGCAgctcaaaaagaaaaatgtggGTGGTGCTTTACTTGCAAAGTTGCTAATGAAGACAGGGATTGTTTGTTTAATTCTGTTGTGAAGCCTGTTTGGGAAGTGTCCAATAGCACTTCGGTTGGGCTTCAACCCAGGAATATCCAGAATGGGCATCTTAGAGATATCATATGCCTTATCTTCTCTCTTGAGGTTCGGTTACGTGGGCTTTTATTGGGTCCGTGGCTTAATCTGCATCAAATAAATCTTTGGCATAAAGATCTTTTGAAGACATCTGATTTTCTTCGTGTTAAGCGATTATTGCTTCTT TTAGAATCCAATTTGCGGCCTTTTGCTCTTTCAGCAGATTGGTTAAAGCATGTGGATTCTGTTCCTACAATGGGGTCCGCTATTCATATTGTGGTTTCACGCACATCTTCCAGGCATGGTATTGCAAAGAAAAGGGCCAGGTATTCAGATAATGAAACCAGTTCATCTTCAAACAGTGCTAGTGGTTTGGGAATGTACTGGTGGAGAGGTGGCAGGCTGTCCcgaaaattgtttaatttgaaGGTTTTGCCTCACTCCTTGGTTGCCAAGGCTGCTAGACAAG GTGGGTGTAAGAAGATACCAGGAATTTTATATCTTGAGAATTCAGACTTTGCACGGAGAAGCAGATTTGTTGCCTGGCGAGCAGCTGTTGAGATGTCAACAAGTGCTGAGCAGCTTGCTTTACAG GTTAGAGAGCTTTATTCAAACATAAGGTGGCTTGATATTGAGAACAATCATCCTTTATGTGTGTTGGACAAGGAATCTAGAAAATCAGTCAGGCTGTTCAAAAAATCAATTGTACGCAGGAAGTGCACTGAAGGGCAATCTTTGAAATATCTTATTGATTTTGGAAAGAGAAGGGCTATTCCGGATGTTGTTATTAAACATGGCTCTCTGTTGGAACAATCCTCtagtgagagaaaaaaatattggcTAGAGGAATCTTATGTTCCAATGCATCTTCTAAAGAATTTTGAAGACAAAAGAATTGTTCGCAAATCCACTGATAAGAAACTTGAAAAAATGCTTGAGATTGGTAAAGTAAACAAGAAAATTCCTCAAGAAAGGGGATTTTCATATCTGTTTACTAGATTGGAAAGATCTGATTGTCATCAATGTGGGCACTGCAACAAAGATGTTTCAATGAG GGATGCTGTGAGGTGCCTCCATTGCAAAG GATATTTCCACAAGAGGCATGTCAGGAAATCAGGTAGCACATCAAATACTGGAAGCACATATTCATGTCACAGATGTCAGGATGGGTTGCATGCAAAGACTAATaccaataaaagaaaagttggCTCAAAACTGCAGAAGATTCAAGCAAAGAAACGTAAAACTGTGCCTTCAGTTTGTATGTCAGTAAACCTCAAGGGCAACAAGAAGGCATTGAGTAAGGTACGCCAGGGAAGATCTCGAAACAGTAAGAATATCCAATCAAGTGTACCTCTTCGCCGATCTACTAGGAAGGCCAAATCCCTGTATATGCAAAGTCAAATGAACGGTGGACGCAGAAAAGGAAAGCCCGGTAAAAAGAACGTGGGACGCAAAAAGGGAAAGCAAAGTAAATCCAAGAAGGTGACCTCTCCGGAGTCCAATGAACCTACTGGTGAATATACAAAGTTAGCAGTAACTACACGAGGGACGAGAACAAAGTTCTGTAGCAGTTATTGGCTTAATGGTCTTCGGTTGTCTCGAAAGCCAAATGACGAGCGAGTATTGCTATTTAAAGAGAAGAAGACTATTGTCTCCTCTGAAGACTTTTCTGGCTCTCTTGACTGTCTTAACTGCTGCCTTTGTTGTGGAAATGGATACTCCTTGAATTATATTGCGTGTGAAATATGTGGAG ATTGGTTTCATGGTGATGCTTTTGGGCTTAATGTGGACAATGTCAAACAACTTATTGGATTTAAGTGCCATGTTTGTCTTGATAGAACTGCTCCAATCTGTCCTCATGTGAAAATTAATGCATTTTCTCGTCCTGAAAGCAGTGCTGCAAATGAGTGTGCAGAGGAATTATCTAATCCTGTTTCTCTTCAACCTTTAAGTGAG ATCCCATGCAATTAA
- the LOC108340709 gene encoding ubiquitin-conjugating enzyme E2 20: MATNTIHGNNESAQPNNIASSKQPLPPAKTVDSQSVLRRLQSELMALMMSGDSGISAFPEEDNIFFWKGTISGSKDTVFEGTEYKLSLSFPNDYPFKPPKVKFETTCFHPNVDVHGNICLDILQDKWSSAYDVRTILISIQSLLGEPNISSPLNPQAAQLWSNQEEYRKTVEKLYKSGN; this comes from the exons ATGGCTACTAACACCATTCACGGAAACAATGAATCTGCTCAACCCAACAACATTGCTTCCTCAAAGCAGCCTCTCCCTCCTGCCAAGACAGTTGATTCTCAATCTGTTCTCAGAAG GCTGCAATCTGAATTGATGGCTTTGATG ATGAGTGGAGATTCTGGGATATCTGCATTTCCTGAAGAGGACAACATATTTTTCTGGAAAGGAACAATCAGTGGAAGCAAAGATACTGTGTTTGAAGGCACAGAGTATAAGCTGTCTCTCTCTTTTCCCAATGATTACCCTTTTAAGCCTCCAAAAGTCAAGTTTGAAACAACCTGCTTCCACCCCAATGTTGATGTGCATGGCAATATATGCTTAGACATACTCCAG GATAAATGGTCATCTGCATATGATGTCAGAACAATTCTTATATCCATCCAAAGTCTGCTTGGAG AGCCAAACATTAGTTCACCACTAAACCCACAAGCAGCACAGCTATGGAGCAATCAAGAAG AATACAGGAAGACGGTTGAGAAGTTGTACAAATCTGGAAATTGA